In a single window of the Canis lupus familiaris isolate Mischka breed German Shepherd chromosome 2, alternate assembly UU_Cfam_GSD_1.0, whole genome shotgun sequence genome:
- the PCDHB1 gene encoding protocadherin beta-1 isoform X2, whose product MAVARRKFLQSRQVGSLLFLLCISTGSAATIRYSVAEEMESGSFVANVAKDLGLEVGKLAARGARLVSEGSKVHFRLHRKTGDLFVKEKLDRESLCGKADPCVLHFEIVLVEPLQSFRAEVRVFDINDNAPIFLNKQPLLKIPESTPLGSRFPLQSAQDLDVGLNGLQNYTLSPNAYFHLHTRFRSQGPKYAELVLDKPLDREEQPEVNLTITAVDGGSPPKSGIAHIRVEVLDVNDHVPQFSRLVYRVQVPENSANGSLVATVSATDLDEGSNKEITYSLAQNPETILQTFQIDSQTGEVRLRGPLDFEAIETYDIDIQATDGGGLSAHSKVLVEVVDVNDNPPEVTVSSVSSPLPEDSPLQTVVALFSIRDRDIQVGGKIICFLREDLPFAVKPTFRNSYSLVTDRGLDREEVSGYNVTVVAMDTGPPSLFTETVIEVLISDINDNPPVFQEDSYILTVRENNSPAIFIGKVHAEDLDLGENAQVTYTLLPPKSGDLAVFAYISINSDNGKLYALRTIDYEAIQDFQFVVKATDGGFLSLSSQVTVRVVVLDDNDNRPMILYPLQNGTSPCNDLVPRSADVGYLVTKVVAVDGDSGRNSWLSYHLLKATDPGLFSVQQQNGEIRTLRQISERDPMIQKLIVLVQDHGQPVLSTTASLNILLVDGFSEPYLQFRNPSKNPTRVNPSTKYLVISLAVLSFLFLLSVTVIFVLHIYQKVKYREKFTVQEHFYDDCNFPNNLVQGGASGSLSQPCPYEMCSATGTSNSEFRFLKRFMPNFPFPHGTGEGKNRGWLQFTTRF is encoded by the coding sequence ATGGCGGTTGCGCGCAGAAAATTCTTGCAGAGCAGGCAAGTAGggtctcttctctttttgttgtGCATATCTACGGGGAGCGCGGCCACTATCCGCTATTCGGTGGCGGAAGAGATGGAGAGCGGTTCGTTTGTGGCTAATGTGGCCAAGGACCTGGGGCTGGAGGTAGGGAAGCTGGCTGCGCGCGGGGCGCGACTGGTTTCCGAAGGCAGCAAAGTGCATTTCCGGCTCCACCGCAAGACAGGGGATCTGTTCGTGAAGGAGAAACTGGATAGGGAGTCGCTTTGTGGCAAAGCTGACCCGTGTGTGCTGCACTTTGAAATAGTCCTGGTGGAGCCGCTGCAGTCCTTTCGTGCGGAGGTCAGGGTATTTGATATCAATGACAATGCCCCGATTTTCCTGAACAAGCAGCCGCTTTTAAAGATTCCGGAGAGCACACCCTTGGGTTCACGTTTTCCTCTGCAGAGCGCCCAGGATCTGGACGTGGGCCTCAATGGTCTTCAAAACTACACCTTGAGCCCCAACGCGTATTTCCACCTGCACACCCGTTTTCGCAGCCAAGGGCCCAAATATGCCGAGCTGGTCCTGGATAAGCCTCTGGACAGAGAGGAGCAGCCTGAAGTCAACCTGACCATTACGGCGGTGGACGGCGGGTCCCCACCCAAATCTGGCATCGCCCACATCCGCGTGGAGGTTCTGGACGTCAATGACCACGTACCTCAGTTCTCTAGACTGGTGTACCGCGTTCAGGTGCCGGAAAATAGCGCCAATGGTTCTTTGGTGGCCACTGTGAGTGCCACAGACCTGGACGAAGGCTCCAACAAGGAAATAACGTACTCCTTAGCTCAAAACCCAGAAACAATTCTCCAGACATTTCAGATTGACTCTCAAACTGGAGAGGTTCGTCTAAGAGGGCCCCTAGATTTTGAAGCAATTGAAACATACGACATTGACATTCAAGCCACCGACGGAGGGGGCCTCTCTGCCCACAGCAAAGTCCTGGTGGAAGTGGTGGATGTGAATGACAATCCTCCTGAGGTGACAGTCTCCTCTGTATCCAGCCCTCTCCCCGAAGACTCCCCACTACAAACTGTAGTAGCCCTTTTCTCTATTCGAGACCGGGACATTCAGGTGGGAGGAAAAATCATCTGCTTCCTCAGAGAAGACCTTCCTTTTGCAGTCAAACCTACTTTCCGGAATTCTTACTCACTGGTTACTGACAGAGGCTTGGATCGGGAAGAGGTTTCCGGCTACAATGTCACTGTTGTTGCCATGGATACTGGGCCACCCAGTCTGTTCACAGAAACTGTGATTGAGGTGCTAATATCTGACATTAATGACAACCCCCCAGTATTTCAGGAAGACTCCTACATTTTGACTGTTCGAGAAAACAACAGCCCAGCAATTTTTATTGGCAAAGTTCATGCTGAAGATCTAGATTTGGGTGAGAATGCCCAAGTAACATATACTTTGCTGCCTCCAAAAAGTGGAGATTTAGCCGTGTTTGCTTATATCTCCATAAATTCAGATAACGGGAAGCTCTATGCACTGAGAACCATTGATTATGAGGCCATTCAAGATTTTCAGTTTGTGGTAAAGGCAACTGATGGGGGCTTCTTGTCATTGAGTAGCCAGGTTACTGTCAGAGTGGTTGTTCTGGATGACAATGACAACCGCCCAATGATCTTGTACCCACTGCAGAATGGCACCTCACCCTGCAATGACTTGGTGCCCAGGTCTGCAGATGTGGGCTACCTGGTAACCAAGGTAGTGGCTGTGGATGGTGACTCAGGTCGGAATTCTTGGCTCTCATATCATCTCCTTAAGGCCACTGACCCTGGGTTATTCTCTGTTCAACAACAAAATGGGGAAATCCGTACATTGCGGCAGATATCTGAGAGAGACCCTATGATTCAGAAACTGATCGTTCTTGTTCAAGATCATGGCCAACCAGTTCTTTCCACTACTGCCTCACTCAACATCTTGCTGGTAGATGGATTTTCTGAACCTTATCTGCAATTCCGGAATCCATCCAAGAATCCTACAAGGGTAAATCCATCCACTAAATATTTGGTCATTTCTCTAGctgtgctttcctttctctttctcctgtctgTCACAGTGATCTTTGTTCTTCACATCTACCAGAAGgttaaatatagagaaaagttCACAGTTCAAGAGCATTTCTATGATGACTGTAATTTCCCTAACAACCTGGTACAAGGAGGGGCCAGTGGGTCTTTATCTCAGCCGTGTCCCTATGAAATGTGCTCAGCCACTGGCACCAGCAATAGTGAGTTTCGGTTTCTTAAGCGCTTTATGCCCAACTTTCCCTTCCCCCATGGCACTGGAGAAGGCAAAAACAGAGGCTGGCTCCAGTTTACCACCAGATTCTGA